The genomic region AAATCCATAGGAAACAACGGTAGCTATAGCGGCGCCGACTTCGCGATACTGAGGAATGAGCCAAAAATTTAGAACAATATTCAAAACAGCGCCCGCCGAGGTCGAAACTAGAGAATATAATGTTTGACTTTCGGCGATAATCCAAATCCCTTTAGACCATCCAAAAAAGACAAATAAAGCCGCCCAAATATGAATAGAAAGAACCAAGCCTGCGGCTGCATATTCCGCACCGAAAATAACAACGACAATCCATCGCGATAAAAAGGTCACTGGAATGGCGATCGCGTAAGCCAAAACAGCCATTAAATTAAACAGCTTTTGTAACTTCTGATAAAACTTCGACTCGCTAACCTTTCTAGTTTCTAAAATTGAAGGATTGACGGAATTTACAATAGCGATTGCCACAAAATACCACACTTCAGAAATGCGGGTTGCCCCTGAATAAATCCCGACGGCAGCATCGTCGGCGAGTTGTCCTAACATCACTTGGTCGATTTTGAGATAAACCATAATCGCCAATCCAGACAGAATCAGGGGCCAGCTTTCTTGCAATAAGGTTTTTCCGCGATCGAGATCGAATTTCCAATCGAATAATTTTTGACCGCTTACGTGATAGGCGACGGTTAAAGAAATCGCAAAGATTCCGGTTTCAGCTAATGCGGCCCAAGCAAAACTGACTAAAGGCGCTTCGATAGAAATTAGAATAATTCTGACGGTGGTAATTAAAATAAATCCAATATTTTTGGCTAAAACGGTATATTTTGATTGAACTTGAGACTGAAACCACAGATCGATCGTGTTAAAGGCTTCAAAAATCAACCCCCCCGCAATAATGCCGACGACCCAGCGCGTGAGGGGGTCGTCGGGACGCAAAAAGAAAATCGCGAGATTCGCACTCAAAAATAGTAAAATTCCGCTACTGAGTCGTAGGGTTAAGGCGGTGCCGAGCATGGTATTTTTATGCTCGATATCGCTGACGATATTGCGGACGACAATTTGATCCAGTCCGAGGGTAGCGACGGTATGAAATAAGGTGACGAAGGCGATCGCGAAATTATAAAGTCCGAATTGTTCCGTTCCCAGATAGCGCGCTAACCAAGCGGTGACGATAATTCCGACTCCCATCCGCAAGAGGCGATCGGTAAATAACCAGCCGATATTGCTGATAATTTTCCGCAATTCCGGGCTGATTTGGTTAACTTTTTCTGTGAGTTTTTGCAACATTGGTTATCGAAAAAGAGAGATAAAGAAAAGGAACGAGTGCGAGTCTAGCTAAACTTCAGACAGTTACTTTTGCTACAATAAGACCTATTTTTCTAGGCAGAGAGAGGAGAATGATGCCTGAATATCGCTCTAAAACGTCAACCGCCGGACGGAATATGGCGGGGGCCCGCGCGCTGTGGCGTGCGACGGGAATGACGGACGAGGATTTCCACAAGCCTATTATTGCGGTTGCCAATTCTTTTACGCAATTCGTCCCGGGTCACGTTCATTTAAAGGATCTCGGACAGCTTGTCGCGCGCGAAATCGAAAAGGCTGGCGGTGTGGCGAAGGAGTTCAATACGATTGCGGTAGACGATGGCATTGCGATGGGTCACGATGGGATGCTCTACAGTTTACCCAGTCGTGAAATTATCGCCGATTCGGTCGAATATATGGTCAACGCTCACTGTGCGGACGCGCTGGTGTGTATTTCTAACTGCGATAAAATCACCCCCGGAATGCTGATGGCGGCGTTGCGATTGAACATTCCGGCGGTGTTCGTGTCTGGCGGCCCGATGGAAGCGGGTAAGACGAAGTTGGCCGAACATAAGTTAGATTTGGTCGATGCGATGGTGATTGCAGCCGATGACAGCGTCTCGGATGAGGTGGTGGCGGAATACGAGCGCAGTGCTTGTCCGACGTGCGGTTCTTGTTCGGGGATGTTTACGGCGAATTCGATGAACTGCTTGACGGAGGCGATCGGGTTGTCGCTACCGGGGAACGGAACGACTCTGGCGACGCATTTCGATCGCAAGCAACTGTTCCTCGACGCAGCGCAACTCATCGTCAAAAATGCCAAGCGGTATTACGAAGACGGAGACGAGTCGGTATTACCTCGCGCGATCGCCAGTTTCGAGGCGTTCGAGAACGCGATCTCGTTAGATATCGCCATGGGCGGCTCGACGAATACGATTTTACACCTGCTGGCGGCGGCGCAGGAAGCTGAGGTCGATTTCGATCTCAAAGATATCGATCGCCGCTCTCGTTCGATTCCTCAGTTGTGTAAAGTCGCCCCCAATACTCAGAAATATCATATCGAAGACGTTCACCGCGCCGGGGGAATTATGGGAATTCTCGGCGAACTCGATCGCGCTCGATTGCTGCATAGCCAGTTACCGACGGTCCACAGTGCGACGCTGAAAGAAGCGCTGGACAAGTGGGACGTGATGCGCAATCCGGCGCCTGAAGTGGTCGAGTTTTATCAGGCGGGTCCGGCGGGAATTCCCACCCAAACTGCGTTTATCCAAGATACGCGCTGGCCCTCGTTGGATCGCGATCGCGCCGAAGGCTGTATCCGCAATTTTGAGAATGCCTACTCCCAAGAAGGCGGTTTGGCGGTACTCTACGGCAATATTGCCGTAGATGGCTGCGTGGTGAAAACGGCGGGAGTGGACGAGTCGATTTTGGTCTTTCAAGGGAAAGCGAAAATCTTTGAATCCCAGGATAGCGCGGTCAAGGGCATTTTGGCCGATGAAGTCCAACCGGGGGATGTGGTGGTCATTCGTTACGAAGGACCCAAAGGCGGCCCGGGAATGCAAGAGATGTTATATCCGACGTCTTATTTGAAATCGAAAGGCTTGGGTAAAGTGTGTGCGCTGCTCACCGACGGTCGTTTTTCCGGGGGAACTTCGGGTCTGTCGATCGGTCATGTTTCTCCCGAGGCGGCGTCCGGCGGTGCGATCGGCTTGTTGAAAGATGGGGACGCGATCGCGATCGACATTCCCCAGCGTCGCATTAATGTTTTACTCGACGATGAGGAGTTGACCCGCCGTCGCGCCGAACAGGATGCGAAAGGTTGGAAACCCGCCGAAGCGCGTCCCCGCAAGGTGAGTACGGCGCTCAAGGCGTATGCGAAGTTCGCCACCAGTGCGGATAAAGGCGCGGTACGAGATAAGAGTTTCCTCGATTGAGGGATCGGGTAGAGGGTTGTCTCTCCCTGTGATTTGAATTGGTGGATTTCCCCGGAGGCTTCTGGGGGAATCCATCTGCCGATCGCCTTGAAAAATTGCATCCTATATTACCTTGGAGGTGCGATCGGTATGTTTTGACCTCGAAGAGTGATATTGTATGATGCAAGATTAAAATATCCCCATTTTTTACCCTAAATTTTATGCAAAAAATTGCATCGATTTCCACCAGTGGCTCGGTCGCTTGGGGAGGTTGCGAACTTCTGCGATCGCGTAGCGCCCAACACCTGGCACAACTGGGCGATCGCTGGGGTATCAATGTTTACAATTGGCCGCCGAATTCGCCGCCAATTCCCCTTGAAATTTGGGAACGAGAGCGCCGCAAATGCTACCCGGGAATTACGAGCCATCCTACCGCCCGACGCGGTGGCTAAATTGGCCGAACAACTCGCTGTTTAAGATCGAAACTTGATTCATTCATTAAAAAATTGCCATTTTGGGTGAAAAGGTCTCATGAATCAACCCAGCTCTGCTAACGATAACAATTTAATTCTCGGCTTAGTCAAGCGCTATGAATTTGAAAAAATCAAACCTTTTCTGATTTCTTTAAAAAACTGCGGTTATGCAGGGGATATTTGCTTTGTTTATTCGGATTTGAGCCAAAAAACCCTCGACGCGATCGCCGAATTCGGCGTCAAATTAATCCCGATGAACGAGTGGTACATTAACGTCCCCCTGTATCAGAAAGGACGATGGCAAGTGAAAAAAGCGTATTTCTATCACTTGCTCGTTGCGAACTTTTTCCCTCTCAACCGCCTCAATTCTTATCTCGTCAAAGTCGTGAGCGATCGCCTCAATAACCCTATCCGAGCGCGGGCTCAAATTGCAGCGAAGTTCGTCAACATGTTTTCGGCACGTTACTTGTTGTATTATCTATATTTGAGCGAATGCTCTCAACCTTACGATAACGTGATGTTAACGGACGTTCGCGATGTTATTTTTCAACGCAATCCCTTTGATTTCGAGATCGGCGATCGCCTGTGCTGTTTTCTCGAAGACGAAACCAAAAGCCTCGGATCGTGTGAGGTCAATTCGACTTGGTTGCGCGAAGGATACGGACAACACGTCCTCGATGAAATCGGCGATCGTCGTATTTCTTGTGCCGGAACGATTATCGGTTCTCGCCGTGCCATTTTAGAGTATTTAGAAACCGTTGTCGATAATACCATCGAACTCAAACAACACGTTTGGGGGATCGATCAAGCGGTTCACAACTACACCGTGCAAATGGGAACATTAAAAAATGTAGTTTTTTATGAAAATTTTTGCGGTCCGGTGCTGACATTACACTATGCCAATGCCGAACAATTGCAATTCGACCCTGACGGATGGCTGGTAAACGCCGATGGCAGTATCGTTAACGTCTTACACCAGTACGATCGCCTCAGCCCCGAGATGCGGCAAAAAATGACCGTCTGTCAAAACAGTGAAGTGTTTGAAAAGCGCTCTTAAGCTTCCCAAACGATTCGGCGATCGCTGGCTTTTCAACCTACAGCCTTTCGTAGAAAATAACATGAAATTTAAACGCATTGTCGCCACAGGAGAACCGGGTTTCCTCTATCGCCGCCAATATCTGTTTCAAGCCTTATCGCCACATTTCGATCGGTTCGACACTTTACCCTGTGGCGAGTTCTATTCCCTCGAACTCCTCGATCGAATTGCCAATTTTTTGTTTAAAGTTGCCTATCGCTTTTCCGTCAGTCAAGCCGATCGCTGGTTTCAGAAAAATCCCCGAGCCTATCGGATCAAATCTCGGAACGCCGAACGCAAAATCAGACAATTACAACCTCCTCCCGATTTAGTCTTTCACGTGTTCGGACTGTTCGCCCCTTTTTGGGATTCATTTGAGATTCCCTACACCCTTTATTTAGATTACACGATGGCCTTGGCCGCCCAAAATTGGCCGCAGTGGGCGCCATTTTCGACCCCCGAAGCATTAGCCGCCTGGATGGCGTGCGAACGGCAAACGTACCGACGAGCCTATCGTATTTTTGCGATTAGTCAACGGGTGAAATCTTCGTTAATTGAAGATTATGGCATCGAGGGCGATCGTATTATTGTTGTCGGTTCGGCTCCTAATTTTAACGAACCCTACGAGTTGGAAAAACCGTTAGGTTCTCAGCAAATTTTATTCAATGCCTCGGACTTTAAACGCAAGGGAGGCGATTTGGTGTTAGCGGCGTTCCCTCAAGTCAAAAAAGCGTTACCCAACGCGACCTTAACGATCGTCGGTCGTCAATTGAATCTCCCGTTGAGTGAAGGAGTGAGCAATCCGGGACGGATCGGGTCGCGAGAGGCGATGCGCGAGCTGTTCGTGCGATCGGATTTAGTGTTGTCGCCGTCCTATTGCGACCCTTTCCCCATTTTTGTGATGGAAGCGATGAGTCACGGGGTGCCTTGCATCGTTTCCAATCGCGATGGAATGCCGGAAATTGTGAACGATCGCGACAATGGTCGGGTGCTTCCGATACAAGATCCGGAGCTGTTGGCGGAGTATATTATCGAAGTGCTCGGCAATCTAAAGCAATTAAAAAGATATTCGCAAGCGGCGAAACAAACCATAAAAACGCGATTAAACTGGCCGACCATCGCCGATAAAATGCTTCTAGCTTTATCTGAAACGCCCTGACGAGGGCGGTATACTGACGATCTTCGCGTAACAATTCCCCTCGCCGTCGAGATTGAGGCACAACGATCGACCGCAATCTTTTGATTACAATTTTTGTTCTACTCCGTTACCCGATCGATGCGGGTTTTTTTGTCGCCAAAAATTTAAGGGAATCGAGGGCGATCGCCTCATTTTTGTTCTACAACGGCGCGCGGCGATCGCCCCATTTCACGAAATGTGTGACCTCTTTTAATCCTGATTTCTCATCAGTAATGCTACTGAATTCGGCCATTTTGGCTCGGGGTTTTCCGCAAGATTTACGCCTTTGAAGCGCGCTAAGCGGCTCGCATCGGCGATCGAGAGCTAAAAAGGGGTTTAGCCCCTCATGGGCTTTACCCTTCCGGGGTTTATTTCGGGGGGCGATCGCCCGGGACAGCTCCCCCGGCGCCACCGCAAAATCACGGAGCGCGGGAATAGCGATCGGAAGCAAAACCGCTAAAACCCCTAGAAGCTCTCCGAGGGGTCTGTCACGTCTAATCCTTCATAATTCCCGATTGAAGCCCCTTCCTGGCTCGTTCTGGGGTCGTTGCGGCGAGATCGGAAGGTGACTCGGAATCGCCAATCCGTATTTTTCGGGATTTTTCCGTAGATTTGCGTCCGCATTTTTATGCAAGTTGACCGAGTATCTTTACGTAATCTTCATAAAGTTCCCGAGCATTATAAATATTCGGTAAATACCTATTCCATACGGAAGCGCTTCTTCTATACTCGTAAACTATATTAAAGATTCAGCGAATCTAAAATATCTTTCGTCTTCGATGCAGGTGTATTCTTCGTTAACGGGGACAACGGGGAAAGCATACCCCCTCTTTTTAAGTAAATAGACTTAATCGAAAGAGGTACAAACTGCATGGAAGTCCAATTCAGCCAGTGAGTTTCCCTTGAAGGCGTGAGAAGAACAACTGAAAACCTCCACTCAACCTCGATTGAGGGAGAACGAGTTAACTTCGATCGCCCCAGAATTCCAGCCAGAGCATAACTAAATAATCTGTTTTTTTCCAGAGGAAGAAAGCAATTGTGCGGGGGGGTTAACCCGACAGCTCGTCCGGAGAGAAAGCCTCGGTCTGTTTATCTAAAAAGCCAGGAAATTAATTACAGCTACATTTAAGGTGTCGAACATTTGGGAGGTGTGTGATGGAAACAATTAAAATCCTCAATACTTTAATTGATAACTTGTCAATGAAAGAGTTGCTAGAACAACTCGAATCTGGAGTGGTGTTTACTCCGAATGTCGATCACTTAATGAAGCTTCAAAAAGATCGGGATTTTCGCAAGTGCTATGAGTCGGCAGATTATAAAGTTTGCGACAGTAAAATTGTCGAATATGCCACCAAGTTCTTAGGAACCCCTGTTAAAGAAAAAATTTCCGGTTCCGATCTCTTTCCGGCGTTTTATAACCATCACAAAAACAACGAATCCATCAAGATTTTCTTGTTAGGAGCGGGTCGCGGAGTTGCCCTGAAAGCCCAAGGAAAAATCAATCGGAAAGTGGGTAGAGAAATTATTGTCGGCGCCCTTTCGCCTTCGTTTGGATTTGAGAAAAACGAGCAAGAATGTTTGGCGATTATCGATCGCATCAACCGTTCCGGAGCGACGGTTCTGGCGGTCGGCGTGGGAGCGCCCAAACAAGAAAAATGGATTGCTCGTTACAAACATTTAATGCCGAATATTAAAATCTTTTTGGCGATTGGAGCGACAATCGAATTTGAAGCCGGACACAAGCAACGATCGCCGAAATGGATGAGTGAAATGGGTGTGGAATGGCTGCACCGATTAGTTTCAGAACCGCAACGCTTGTGGAAACGCTATTTATTAGATGACCTGCCGTTTTTATGGCTGGTGTTGAAACAAAAAGTCGCGATGGAAGGAGAAGGCGAGTTGTTCAAACTCTTTCCTTTGTTAGGGTCTTCGGAGAGTTGCGAACCGTTGGGTCCGGAGGTCTTACAGAATTAAATATTTTCTTAATTTTTCGAGGGGATGATTTGAGCGATCGCGCCCCCAGTCTTCGGTACGCAGGGAAGAGCGCTACAAGGCGATCGCCCGTAGGTGCAATAGGGGTTTGAAATTGTCGATTTCACCCCAGAAGCCATCGATACCCTTCAGTGAAGCATTGAGTTACTTCGAGGGAGATTCGAGTGCCGATCGATACAAATGGTGAAGGCGATCGCAATACGTCTTCACATCGAGCGGTTCCACCCGATGCCGAGCATTTATACCTAGGCGAATTCGTAACGGTTCGTTATCGATCGCCTGTTGCATGGCCGCACTTAACTCGGCGATGGCGCCGGGGGTAACCAGCCATCCGGTTTCGTCGGGGGTTAGCACTTCGGCAATCCCGCCGACAGGAGTGGCGATCGCCGGAAGCGCCCAACTCATAGATTCGAGTAATGCCATCGGTAAGCCTTCGTTATACGAGGGCAACACAAACACACTGGCTTCAGCTAACAATTGAGCGCGTCGGACCGGATCGACCCAACCGGGGAAGGTAATGCGATCGCCTAAATTCAACTGGCTGACGCGATCGCGCGCCCTCTCGATCTCCCCATCTCCCGCCATAGTGAGAGTCGCGCGATCGCGACGATCCGGCGGTAACGCGGCGAACGCCTCGATCGCGTCGAAAGCCCCTTTGCGCTGACCGATGCGCCCCAAAAACAAAAAATTGACCGTTGTTTGGGCGCGGCGGTCGGGAACCTCCGGGGGAATTTCCACCGGATTCGGGATCGGGATAACCCGGTCGGGGTCTAAGTTCAACTGTTCGACGTAGAAGGTTTTCCAACTTTCGGAAAGGACGATTAAATAGCTAGACTGCCGGAAAATGCGAGCGATCGCCGAGCGCCAAACCGGGGCTAAATTTTGGTAAAACGTGTGAAACTCGCTACCGTGGGCGTGCAGAATCGCGGGTTTGCCAAAACGCCGAACCACGGACAGGGCGATCGCCTTGCGAAACACGCTCCCCCGTTCGGCAAAATGAATGTGAACCAGGTCGGTTTCGCCGCGTCCTAACTGGGCCGCCAATTCTTTCAACCCCGTAGCGAAGACCTGGAGGCGCCGGGCGATCGATCCTTCCTCGTGGGTGACAATGTGATCGATCTTTAACTCCGGGGGTGCGTGGCGAAAGATCGCCTCCTCCACTGCAGCCACACCGCCTTTTTGCCGTAACGTCGGGCCTAACATCGTCACGTGCAGCCGAGTTGGGGCGATTGCCGACGAACTGTCCATCAAAAATGCTCCCTTGCTTCTATTTTTTGAAATTCGGTCAACGATCGTGCTACCATTGTGTATTATTTAACGAAAATAGAACATTAATTAAAATAGAAATGTTTTTACACTAAAATATCGTACAGCGATCGTGTTTTTACGATAAATTGAGTGTAAATTCGTGTTCGGAAGCCTCGCAAGATTAGGGGAATTCTATGCTCGAAGAAGATCCGCAATTGCAATCTGTTTTCGATCGCCTGGTACGGGACAAAACCCAGTTAAAAGTTCTCGAAGTCGGCTGTGGTTCCTGTAGCTATCTGGATATGGGAGCGAACACCTACCTCGTCGGCATCGATCTGTCCGAGAAACAACTCGAACGCAATACCATTCTCGACGAAAAAATTTTAGGAGATGTCGAAACCTATAATTTCCCCGAAAACGAATATGATGTCATCGTTTGTTGGTGGATCTTAGAACATCTCGATCGCCCGGAACGCGCCTTAGCCAACTGTCAAAAAGCGTTGAAAAAAGATGGGATTTTAATTGTCGCCGTTCCTAACGTCATGTCCCTCAAAGGATTGCTGACGAAATATACTCCCCATCAATTTCACGTTTGGGTGTACCGCTATATTTTTGGAGAACAACTCGCCGGAGTAGACGATCGCGTCCCCTTCCGGACATTTTTAAGACAGACGATTTCACCCAAAGCGATCCAAGAATTTGCGCGCCACCACAATCTGAATGTAGAACATTTTTATTTATATGAAAATCCCCGTCAAAAACGCCTGCGAAATCGCCACCCGGCGATCGATACAAGCTGGAAAGTTCTCGCCACCGTCACTAAAGCCTTAACCTTCGGTCAAATTGACGCCGAACTGACCGATTTTATTGCCGTCTTGCGCAAAACCGAAGCGACCCACTCGTAAGAGAGAGGGAGGGGGGAATCGGGGGTGAGTGATTCCCTCGCCAGCGATCGAATCGCCCCCCGATGGAGTCGCGATCGCTCCCCACAAGAGACAAATCCAATTTTGTAAAATAGAATAGCCTTAGAATAGTCGAAGTGTAAAAGTCGTTTGGGTACAATCGATTCGTACTAGCCGTCGTTCGGCGATCGTCGGTTCTGTAGATCGGGCGGCGGAACAAGTCGAGATTGCTGGGGGAACGCCGACCCAATCCCGAAGGTTAACAACAGACTTATGGAGAACCAAATTTACACCGAAGACATCGATTTTCAGAAATATTGGCTAGTTCTCAAACGACACTGGCTTCCATCTTCCTGCGTATTTTTATTAATTTTTGCTTTAGCTTTTGCATTTGCCTACACCCGCAAACCGACCTACGAAGCCAGTGGCAAGTTACTGATTAAAAAACGGAACACCACCTCGGCGTTAGTCACCGAAGCCGGAGCCAAATTAGGCGAACTCGATTCCGTTTACCAACTCAACTCTCCCCTAGATACGGAAGCGGAAATTATTAGTTCGACGCCGATTATCGAGCAGACGATCGCCGAACTGCAATTAAAAGGTCCCGAAGGCAATTTAATCCCCCC from Oxynema aestuarii AP17 harbors:
- a CDS encoding glycosyltransferase family 4 protein, with product MKFKRIVATGEPGFLYRRQYLFQALSPHFDRFDTLPCGEFYSLELLDRIANFLFKVAYRFSVSQADRWFQKNPRAYRIKSRNAERKIRQLQPPPDLVFHVFGLFAPFWDSFEIPYTLYLDYTMALAAQNWPQWAPFSTPEALAAWMACERQTYRRAYRIFAISQRVKSSLIEDYGIEGDRIIVVGSAPNFNEPYELEKPLGSQQILFNASDFKRKGGDLVLAAFPQVKKALPNATLTIVGRQLNLPLSEGVSNPGRIGSREAMRELFVRSDLVLSPSYCDPFPIFVMEAMSHGVPCIVSNRDGMPEIVNDRDNGRVLPIQDPELLAEYIIEVLGNLKQLKRYSQAAKQTIKTRLNWPTIADKMLLALSETP
- a CDS encoding flippase, with the protein product MLQKLTEKVNQISPELRKIISNIGWLFTDRLLRMGVGIIVTAWLARYLGTEQFGLYNFAIAFVTLFHTVATLGLDQIVVRNIVSDIEHKNTMLGTALTLRLSSGILLFLSANLAIFFLRPDDPLTRWVVGIIAGGLIFEAFNTIDLWFQSQVQSKYTVLAKNIGFILITTVRIILISIEAPLVSFAWAALAETGIFAISLTVAYHVSGQKLFDWKFDLDRGKTLLQESWPLILSGLAIMVYLKIDQVMLGQLADDAAVGIYSGATRISEVWYFVAIAIVNSVNPSILETRKVSESKFYQKLQKLFNLMAVLAYAIAIPVTFLSRWIVVVIFGAEYAAAGLVLSIHIWAALFVFFGWSKGIWIIAESQTLYSLVSTSAGAVLNIVLNFWLIPQYREVGAAIATVVSYGFTDYVLCFIYPPARRLALIMTESITLTFVVKRLFRRA
- a CDS encoding glycosyltransferase family 4 protein yields the protein MDSSSAIAPTRLHVTMLGPTLRQKGGVAAVEEAIFRHAPPELKIDHIVTHEEGSIARRLQVFATGLKELAAQLGRGETDLVHIHFAERGSVFRKAIALSVVRRFGKPAILHAHGSEFHTFYQNLAPVWRSAIARIFRQSSYLIVLSESWKTFYVEQLNLDPDRVIPIPNPVEIPPEVPDRRAQTTVNFLFLGRIGQRKGAFDAIEAFAALPPDRRDRATLTMAGDGEIERARDRVSQLNLGDRITFPGWVDPVRRAQLLAEASVFVLPSYNEGLPMALLESMSWALPAIATPVGGIAEVLTPDETGWLVTPGAIAELSAAMQQAIDNEPLRIRLGINARHRVEPLDVKTYCDRLHHLYRSALESPSK
- the ilvD gene encoding dihydroxy-acid dehydratase — translated: MMPEYRSKTSTAGRNMAGARALWRATGMTDEDFHKPIIAVANSFTQFVPGHVHLKDLGQLVAREIEKAGGVAKEFNTIAVDDGIAMGHDGMLYSLPSREIIADSVEYMVNAHCADALVCISNCDKITPGMLMAALRLNIPAVFVSGGPMEAGKTKLAEHKLDLVDAMVIAADDSVSDEVVAEYERSACPTCGSCSGMFTANSMNCLTEAIGLSLPGNGTTLATHFDRKQLFLDAAQLIVKNAKRYYEDGDESVLPRAIASFEAFENAISLDIAMGGSTNTILHLLAAAQEAEVDFDLKDIDRRSRSIPQLCKVAPNTQKYHIEDVHRAGGIMGILGELDRARLLHSQLPTVHSATLKEALDKWDVMRNPAPEVVEFYQAGPAGIPTQTAFIQDTRWPSLDRDRAEGCIRNFENAYSQEGGLAVLYGNIAVDGCVVKTAGVDESILVFQGKAKIFESQDSAVKGILADEVQPGDVVVIRYEGPKGGPGMQEMLYPTSYLKSKGLGKVCALLTDGRFSGGTSGLSIGHVSPEAASGGAIGLLKDGDAIAIDIPQRRINVLLDDEELTRRRAEQDAKGWKPAEARPRKVSTALKAYAKFATSADKGAVRDKSFLD
- a CDS encoding class I SAM-dependent methyltransferase, with product MLEEDPQLQSVFDRLVRDKTQLKVLEVGCGSCSYLDMGANTYLVGIDLSEKQLERNTILDEKILGDVETYNFPENEYDVIVCWWILEHLDRPERALANCQKALKKDGILIVAVPNVMSLKGLLTKYTPHQFHVWVYRYIFGEQLAGVDDRVPFRTFLRQTISPKAIQEFARHHNLNVEHFYLYENPRQKRLRNRHPAIDTSWKVLATVTKALTFGQIDAELTDFIAVLRKTEATHS
- a CDS encoding WecB/TagA/CpsF family glycosyltransferase; this encodes METIKILNTLIDNLSMKELLEQLESGVVFTPNVDHLMKLQKDRDFRKCYESADYKVCDSKIVEYATKFLGTPVKEKISGSDLFPAFYNHHKNNESIKIFLLGAGRGVALKAQGKINRKVGREIIVGALSPSFGFEKNEQECLAIIDRINRSGATVLAVGVGAPKQEKWIARYKHLMPNIKIFLAIGATIEFEAGHKQRSPKWMSEMGVEWLHRLVSEPQRLWKRYLLDDLPFLWLVLKQKVAMEGEGELFKLFPLLGSSESCEPLGPEVLQN